In the Vicia villosa cultivar HV-30 ecotype Madison, WI unplaced genomic scaffold, Vvil1.0 ctg.000024F_1_1, whole genome shotgun sequence genome, ATGATaactaatataatatataatgatttaaaaatataacagtacaactttttaaaaaaaaaatactattagtagtgtgaaatattaaaaaaatatatgaatttgATTATTTTGAAGTATGTCTTACAATGGTAagtgatgaagagaaaaaaaatattttgagatGGCAAAAGCCAAAAAATCCTAAAGTCCtaaaatcaatcaagaagttGATAGAAGACGTTAGCACTATAGGGAGGCCGTCCGAAGAAAGTGGTTGGCGGCGGCAGGAGGTGGTCACCTAAAATTGCAAATCAGAACAGTGGATAGGCATTGGGTGGCAGTTGGCTCATTTGTTTCGACCTGTGTTTGTTAATGGGTTGAGTGTTGGGCTTATTATGCATTCTTTGGGTTTCCATggatataaatatgtatctccgtcattattgttatattttaaggCTAAAGATGTGAGAATTCTAGTAAGAAAATATTTGGAGAGACAATGGTTAATTGGAGAAATggatataaatatgtatctccgtcattattgttatattttaaggCTAAAGATGTGAGAATTCTAGTAAGAAAATATTTGGAGAGACAATGGTTAATTGGAGAGATTGAGAAACATTTAAGTAGAAACTAGAGTTTGTTCTTGAAAAGTTTTGTAactatttctttttcttgtaatTAATTTCTAATCTTTTGCAACAAATTATAGTGAATTAGATAGTTGCTCTCTTTCCATAGTATATTGTTTCATAGAACTGGGTAAATAGGTTattgtgtttttgtgtttttttgtctttattttatcttcttctatcaagttaattgttttttttattacataaaaattatttttattgaaagtCATTTAATTGAAGCGTTGAAGGTACAAATTACACATCAATATTACATAGACTAATTTATTGATTTTAACTAATAGAATAAACAAAAAGATAAATGTAATGGATTTTAGAAAGTTATGACTTAAATGATCATTTTTAAAATTGAACAACCtaaatagtcttttaatttaatatttattttaagacattataatatttataaataaaaaaaatgctaaCTAGTACTCTTAGGGCattttttaagtgattaaagtggtaaaaaaaattaaaaatgcctggaatatattgaaaattgaaattatgactttttataaaaaataattttttttatttaatatgtttaaagAGTGCTCTAAGGGCACTCGTTAGCAAgacctataaataaataaatatattggaACATACTAGTAAATATCCGCATCAAAAATATTACTCCCTAATTGGTAAAAACTATAGGCACAAACAAATATCTATTACTTTTCAAAAGGCATTGAATATAATTAAGTCAAAGAAGTCACAAACTCACGTGTCAACCCCCGAATTTGCTACTTCCAGTGTTCTTGGTTGGACAGTTAAGTAATACCCATAAACATCAAGTGAGAAAACATAGGCACATGTTGCTAGTTTCATCAATATATAACACCCCAAGAGTAATACctataatcataaaaaaattcaGAGCATTTTTCAACTAACAAAAGCAAAGGAAACATGGTGGTTAAAGTTTATGGTTCAATAAGAGCAGCATGCCCTCAGAGAGTGTTGGCTTGCCTCATAGAAAAAGGGATAGAATTTGAAATTGTCCATGTTGATCTTGATAAAGGAGAACAAAAGCATCCTGAATTTCTTCTCCTCCaggtaatatatatatagttcatAAATGCATATGTGATAACTTCTTGTACAAGAAACCTCGAATAATCTATGTATTTGGACAGTATATAAACTATAAACCAGATATATTGATTATTCAATATATCTAAAAAATAaactttttcttataaataagaccAGAGTGAATATTAATTAGGGTTTATACTTTTTTCTTGCAGCCCTTTGGTCAAGTTCCAGTAATAGAGGATGGTGATTTGAGACTCTTTGGTGAGGAAACtgcaaaaataatttattatagcTTCTTGATTAGtgtcattttttttatgtttctcTCGATTATATTTGTGCAGAATCCAGGGCTATTATAAGGTACTACGCGGAAAAATACGCCGACCGTGGACCTGACCTACTTGGCTCAACATTGGAAGTGAAAGCTATTGTGGATCAATGGCTTGAAGTAGAAGCACACAATTTCAATGATTTGTGTTTCAACATCATGTTTAATCTTGTAATTTTACCAAGGATGGGTAAAGGTGGAGACATGGGTTTGGTTCATAGTTGTGAAGAGAAGCTAGAGAAGGTGTTTGATGTGTATGAAAGTAGGCTCTCTAAAAGCAGTTATCTTGCTGGTGATAACTTCAGTTTGGCTGATCTTAGTCATCTTCCTGGAATTGGACATCTTATAGAGGGAGCAAAAATGGGACATTTGGTTAGTGAGAGGAAGCATGTGAATGCTTGGTGGGAGAAGATTTCAAGTAGGCCAGCTTGGAAGAAGTTGAAGAATTTGGTTGGTTAACTAAGGAGTCTTATTCATATGATAatataaaggaaggaaaaaataaagtaaagtttaaatttttcttttcattggCTAAAAGAATATGAATTATCTATAAATGTGTATGTTTTAGCACTTAATGATTATTGAAGAATAAAAGTTTTTAACTATGAAGTTGAGATCTTGTTTTAGAGAATATTGGAAATACTTTATAGGTT is a window encoding:
- the LOC131622051 gene encoding glutathione S-transferase F11-like, whose protein sequence is MVVKVYGSIRAACPQRVLACLIEKGIEFEIVHVDLDKGEQKHPEFLLLQPFGQVPVIEDGDLRLFESRAIIRYYAEKYADRGPDLLGSTLEVKAIVDQWLEVEAHNFNDLCFNIMFNLVILPRMGKGGDMGLVHSCEEKLEKVFDVYESRLSKSSYLAGDNFSLADLSHLPGIGHLIEGAKMGHLVSERKHVNAWWEKISSRPAWKKLKNLVG